Within Gambusia affinis linkage group LG01, SWU_Gaff_1.0, whole genome shotgun sequence, the genomic segment tttttttttttatcacccaCATTAGATTTGGCAGCTCCGTTTTATCTTTCACCTcctccctccttttttttttttctcgccaCTCCTTTTTCCCTATATTCTGCATCTCTGCAGGCTGGCTGTGAAAATAGGTCAGAGGCAGAAGTGAGATCTGTGCGAAAACTACCTCGCAATATTAATGAAGTGGTGAGGCGCCAAACCTGCACTGCACTGTGACCGTACTGAAAGATAAAGAGTCCGTCCAAAGAGGTCAGACAGGATGTATGCAGAGGCTTTCATGTGGTCACACTCCACTTTATGCATCCATGTGTGCGgactttggctttttttttttttttaatttttttgtccagCCCCTATAAATCAGGATTTAAAACGAAacgtgtttaaaaaaaaaaaaaaaaaaaaaaatcgagaAAGGTGAGTTAGAACCACCAGACCTAAAATATTATCTACAGCAAATGAACAGTTGCCGAAAGTTGTGATCTCATCTTATCTTGCCTAATGTAGCCTGACTTTGTGGCTGGAAAAGACCCACAATTTCCTATTTTGAACTCGCACCGTTCATGTACATTAGACGTGTTGCAGAATTTGTGTAACGCTGCCGGGTTTTGTGTCACCAGAGCCACAGGAGCAGAGGGGATGAACCGCGAGGAGGCGCCGGGGAAGTCTCCTGAAGACATGTACATCCAGCATAAAGTGCGGGTCCTGCTCATGCTTAAGAAAATGGGTTCAAATGTAAGTATGGCGACCGGCCCAGCAGgctggttttcacattttaggtGTTGGATAAGGACAAATGGGTTTCTGTTCCTCTGCCATATACTGGCATTTCGTATCTCATTAAGTATTCGTagtgttttctttacttttgtcacattttattcacaaatttGTGGGGATTTTACatctgacaaacaaaaactagtgtggaaggaaaatgataaataattttatcaaaattatttaccagtaaaaatctaaaaagtgtgatgTGCATTTGGAGAAGTCACCTAAAGGTCTAGCTACatctaatttaatctcagtataaatccaaaTGTTCTGTGAAAGCTTCAGGTCTTTGTTAGAGATCGAAAAGCATCACAGAGACCGATGAACACGGCAGACAGGTCAGGAAGAAAAATGTAGAGAAGTTTAAAGCTATTAAGCTATAAAACTGTTTGCCATAAGTCTATCGTAGAATCCTGTTCAAACCATCCATCATCAtatgaaaacaaagagaataGTGAAACAACCTACAAAAACATGGCCAGGTAAGGGTAGCATTATTCAGAAATGcagctaaaacatttgatatcagctctggaggagctgcaaaaacCTGCGGTTCAGGTGGGAAAGTCTgtattagaaatataaattataCATGCCATAAATCTGGTCATTatgaagaagagcagcaggaaaatcACTGTTCAAAGAAAGCCGCATGGTAAACGCATGGAAGAAGCGTTTCGTCTCCTGcaagcaaaaatactttgtgtgtTGAAAACTACAACTGGCACACCACCCTAACATCATTTCATGATGGGACacgtggtggcagcatcatgatatTTGTATAAGCTGGTTAGAGTTAAAGGAaagatggatgaagctaaatacTGGAAAATCTTGAAAATGACAGATTGAAAGTGGCAAAAGATTTGACTGGTTGTGATCGtaattaaatgtcaataaatgtcATCGAAATGCACTGaaatgtgacagaatgtgaaaagaCTCTAGAGATTTGAATACTTAAGGATGCTGTATTTCCAGCCTTGCATGGCACACACCCACAGAAACCTCTTTAACTCGGTGACACAAAGAAACGTGACTGCAGAGTGAAAATACATGCAAATGTTTCTGACTATGAAATgtctgaagaaaagaaagaggcagagcaaaataattttattgagaaaattggttttcaaaattgttaTAGAATTATTCTTATTGAGCATAGCGGCAGGATGCAGGTCAGTGGGATCAGAGTTTCTGCCTGTTTGTTCTTGTTGTAGGCTTCATAAAATGGCTCTGTTTACTCTTTCACAGCTTACACAGAGTGAAGAAGCTTTTCTCCGGAGTTACGCAGGAGTGGTTCACAGTCAGATGAGCCAGCTACCACAGCACAATATAGACCAGGGTAAGgctggaacacacacacactttataaAGTCACTAATAATTGTGTTAGAAGGcgtttgtaaatgtttatgttttgggATGCTGCATGCTGACatgctgcagagctgctgctctggTTCATCTAAAACAAGGGAAAATCCCTCTACACCTCATTCTCAAAGAGTGCACAGCACAGCAGACCAGACGCGTTCCTGACTGTGCATGGAACCATCCAGCCCACCAAGCTTGAGATTACTCACCCAGCAAACGGCGCGCATCACTGGAATACAAGCGACTCACTTTCAGCAAGAGCGAAACACTCGTCGCCgtcatttct encodes:
- the LOC122836777 gene encoding beta-catenin-interacting protein 1; its protein translation is MNREEAPGKSPEDMYIQHKVRVLLMLKKMGSNLTQSEEAFLRSYAGVVHSQMSQLPQHNIDQGPEDVVMAFSRSETEDRRQ